aacctgccctctaccacccaaacaaccccctgccttgcaaacacacacacacacacacacacacacacacatttcgtacagaaacaaaaaatatggcgcgggtttgaggaactgtacagggagacgTATATTGTAGAGCATattgctgctgttttcttttttcttattttttttttatatctgataaaaaaaaagagagagatggaTCATGATGATGGTAGGTCGTTCCTGGAAGATTTTGTTCAGCAGGGTCAAGGTAGGATATTTATAGCAGTCTGTCTTGAATGTTCAAATATTTGAAGATGGTCCTGTTTCGTTTTtcattctttcattgaaatttgttagcaCACGAGTTGAGGGAAtaacagcagtaaaagacaaaaacttGTCAGTTtcttcagggaacacaaaaaaagatagtgtcaaatacatagctgaaaggactgtttattaaaataagtaggcttccatttagatgtactgtagttggttttgttggtgcAGTACTAtattcaacagaagtattttattttcagaatcatattgttcagcattatcacttgccaaaagagacaacacgtgatacagtacatacttttaaatccggtacatattgagtatgtaaaattccccattaacgacccaacagcaaaatgaaaccaaaatcttacctatgcacagaactgcataaaatgtaaaaggcaatgcaacttagcaaaagataaaaaaacaaaaataaataagaaacaccagtttccagaagtAAAACAGTATCTGAAGTCAGTAGTCAAAATTGAAGAATATAGTGTTTGGTAAGGCCcaaatgtcacagttcacttgcaaatgaaaatccagatcagagatttaaaaataaaataaaatgcatcacggtatctaaaactgtttaatgattcaCATTTACGTTATCGTCGCTGgtcttgttcgctttgttttggctgcatatTTGTCGGGTGATAaatggaggaagcgctgtgtaagtGCAAATAATGATTTTcgcatgcaagaaaaaaatgcaggctgtgacggataattaaattaattgtaacattgaagagatgagctttgtatcagaaaactggtgacggagttggCAATCTCGTGTGacggtaagtgcattcatttgttacatatttgtaaacttggttgcttttctggaaggagaatccacccctaaCCAAAAAACGTCaccagcaagcgcataaaagctctgtgttattctttcttgtcgcttctttttgtttcggccgctcagtcaagcgctgggaagccgaaacgggagttgaccgcttagagcctggaggaagggctgccctcagccacagatttcctgaggtttccccctaaaaaataaaaaatatgcaaggTAAGGGGGTTTTCCTTACCCTGTGTTgagcggttcatatttagttaaccggggtgcgtggtcgggttggagaggctgggctctctcccccggcgcagtcatgctctgggggacgggccgtgtctcagctgctgattttcgttaaattcaatatttgggggatagttgacagagtgccactgtggagtgtgttaattatttattgttattctcCATTCGTGGTTTGATGGCCTTGTCTTTTTGGAGGGATGCAAATTGCAAtcacaatcatcatcatcatcattcattcaatgCCATTCATTCAAAGCGGGTACTCCGTGCTGAAATATAAGGGTGGTAAAACTGGGTAActgatatctgagtgctgactgtaaatgTTAAATTCTGAACCTGAGTACATCATTATTATAGTTCACTTTTAAACATGCACTGATtcctaaatacaatataattagaCAAAGTTTTGACTAGCAGACATTTGGTTTCACCTTCTCTTTGAACAGAGTTTGTCTTATTTGGCAAAAGAGAAATACAAGTATTGATAAACTCCTAGATAACCACTGGTCTGCGTGCTTAGTTACAGTATTACAATACTAGGCTGAAAATCCCTAGAATTAATCACAATTATTTAATGCAACCAGGAAGCTAAAGCTTTGACGTCAACAGCTACACCCTCTTAATGTAGGGGAGTCTGTTACATGACATTATATGTAAATTTCAAGTTGGTCTTTGTGTGCCAGGCAGCTCCAGAGCATGCATtcattattttgaaacaaaagttAATGCTGTATCTGTAGTTCCTGTGGGCCCCCCCCCCACCATTGTCATCAACATCCTGTGTGCTTAAAGCAGTGCAGTTTGTGTAGTTGAATTTGCAGCAGTGTGTATTTTACAGTGTTCGTTCCCCCATCTCCATCTTTTGttttagtatgtttttttcaCCATTTACTGTATGATGCATTTTCACAGACACTATGTTTAGTCAAATAATCAAATGTAGTGATTGGTGTCTGTCAACACAGAACACATTCTCCTGCAAACAGATGTCCCCTTAGTTGCTGCAGTTTTAAGGGTGATCTTTAGCTTTGTGTGTGAGACAGCCTCCGATTATGGTATCCAGATTTTACCGTCTGTGTACTTGGGGAAGGAAACCTTTAATGTTGCAACAGTATGTGCAGTGCTTCCCTTTTTTGCTGTTGCAAGATTTAGAAAGAGCTCCATGTGCACAGTCTAAAAAGTGTaaatattatggattttcatATCCTCTCCATTTTTTGTACTAAATGACACAAATGTAAACTCATTCTATTAACATCCACATTAGCATTTTCTTAACATTGCAGTTGCTTCGTTACATGCAGACATATTGAAAAATGGGTCGTTGGCCTCAACATGCATGTTTTAATGACTACGTAGCCTATTTAAAGCTGTGTAGGTGACCTCAATTGTCTGTTTCCACAGTCGGCTTGGATGCTGCTGGTAAAACCACTATCTTGTACAAACTGAAGCTGGGAGAAATCGTTACCACTATTCCAACTATCGGTAAGTTGTGCTTATTCAGTGTGCACTTGAGCCACTGAGTCTGGTTTGGAAGATATAAAAATCCCAAATCTTTGCATGGCAGGTTCATTTAAGTGTAGCCATGACTAGATTCTGATAGCCTTGAAAGCTTATGTTAAGGAATAATATTTACCaacaagtttcattacaattttgATTAGCAACAGTCAAGATGTAGCTTCTACTTTGATGTAGACACATGCACCTTCACTATTCCCATTGCTGTGAACAATAAGGGATTGAATTGTACCATCCTACCTTATTGAAACACATGTATGTGCTGTTAGATACAAAAAGGTGGGCTGTGGGAAGATCGTGCCTAGGAAACCTTGTACCATCAGTTATCACAACCTGAAACAGATATGCTGCtctataaaattattttatttgaaaaacaaattaaacagaaaatatgatGTCATGGTCCCACTACAAGTGACAACAAGCCAACAAATATTGCTATGATAACAGATCTCTAAACACCCCTTTGGCTGACTCCATTTGTTATTCACCACGTTGACTGCATGGGTAGCAAAGCCTTCAGAACCAACACTTTTTACTTTTTGCCAGATATGTACGTGGTTTAACGAGTGAATGTTGTTAATGATGGATGCAAATACATTATGGAAAAACAATGTTAAAgccttttgtgtttgtgttctagGTTTTAATGTTGAAACAGTGGAATACAAGAATATCTGTTTCACAGTATGGGACGTTGGCGGCCAGGACAAAATCCGTCCCCTGTGGAGGCATTACTTCCAAAACACACAGGTAAAGAAACAGCAAACCACTCACACACTACTGCCTTTCTGTGCTGAAAGTGACCCTTGTCATTGAAAAACCAAAGTTGCAATCCAAGGTTTTAGGTTATGTTCCTTGTAGGTCAGTTTCCAGTTTTGTTTGACCTCAACCTTGTGTCATAGTGGATTGGTGGATTAAAAGTGTATGCACTGGTCTCGAATTTCTGCCTACAACTACCTAAAGATGTGATTTGACTTGAATGACTGAAGACATGACTAGATGTGATCCTTGGAGTTTGCTTTGTAAAAgaacttttaaaatacaaaatactctgTACTCATACTGTAGTAAAACGGTTTGTCCATAACCAACACCGAACttcaaaaatgcactaattctcTGTAAGCCAATTGATGTACATGATCTGATGTCTTGATCTCTAACTACAAGCTATAACTGTAGCCTTCAATTTGCCACAGATCAGTGGTGCATCTTCAGAGAAAGGACGGCTAAAAAACTTCAACTTACCCAAATCCAAGCACTTACATTGGGGGAAGCCTAAAGCAATAATACAAAACTAACTTCCATTCTTTTTTCCACTGGGAATGCAGGGATATAGTGACATGTTAATTTTACACATtttgcattgtaaagtttttccTTCACTAActtctgtgcttctgatcttgcagGGCCTGATCTTTGTAGTTGACAGCAATGACAGAGAAAGAGTACAAGAGTCTGCAGAAGAGTTGCAAAAGATGGTATGTAACCCCAAGAAGACACACTAAATGACATTGTAtgcattaaatatatttgtattgtactggTTGTGACCCACAATGAGAATCGCTTCAGACAAAAATTGATTTGCAATGGGTCTAGTAAGTTGAGCCAGTATTTCTGCCTTTAAAGTGCTAGgtcatttacattaaaaaaaaaaaaaaaaaatttattcaaAAAAAGTTGATTTTCATAATCTCCTTGACTGGCACATTTTTTTAATCGAAGAGTGCCCtaatccatttttttcttttttgtcttcgCTCCCCCAGTTGCAAGAGGACGAATTGCGAGATGCTGTACTGCTGGTATTCTCAAACAAACAGGACTTGCCAAACGCCATGGCAGTGAGTGAGCTTACAGACAAACTAGGACTGCAGACCCTCCGCCATAGAACTGTAAGTTTGCAGTCGGCTACTTTTCCTAGACCCACTTACTGGATTAGCAATCGCTTGCCAAGTCTTTAGGAttagtatacagtatgtgttttgaTCATGTGAGACATACAGCCTGAAGCAATAACACTATGTGATAGAAAATAATGATGCTCTCTCATATTGCCTATATTCTAACATCTGTGACCCCTCCCCACTTTTTTTCTGCAGTGGTATGTCCAGGCAACCTGTGCCACCCAGGGTACTGGTTTGTATGAAGGATTGGACTGGTTATCCAGCGAACTGTCAAAGCGCTAAATCAAAGATGAAGAGAGCTGGAACCCAAGCAAGCAAAAAGAGAGAGTGCAAGATAGAAAATCTGAGAATTTTACAGAGAGAAAAAGCCTAAATTATCAGTGTCTGTCTGGTAGAACTTGAAGTTATGGACATTGCAATCCGTTCCTgatgtaaaatctttttttttttttttggtctttcttGTTGTCTGTGTCACTTAgtcttttcctttttatttttattttttggcccAAAGGAATACTATGTTCaagttgcatgtttttaaataaaacaaacaaacaaacgaagcAGTGTGAGGATGTCCAGTTGTGAAAGGTTGACTGGATCACAGGAGACTGGGTTCAATTCCATGGTGAAGCCAGGTCTTGCGCCTCCTGGAATATTCAGTAGGTCAAAAGAAACAAGTTTGGTCTCAACTGAAGCCACTTTTGGGATTTTGTTACACCCCACAATTATGAGATCAACGTGAGAATTGATACATTCATCCACTGACAGGGTTTCTGTTCAGGCAGTGTGAGAAAACCTGGCATTGTGGTAGCAGACCTATAAAAAGATACACAACCTTCTTTtgaagtaaagtagtaataattgtatttgtttcaaatacaaattcaaaactgctgcaattttaaatgtgaacttgGGGTGGGGTAGGGGGTGGTGACAGTGGTTAGGAAAAGGCTAGAACCTCTATTCTGCATTAGTATCTAGTAGGAGAAAGGTAGTTAGCTGTCTAGTGGCAGTACCGAGCTCTTGTGTGCTGCTGGATGTTATGCAATGGAGCGAACGTTCCCATGGCAACTGGTATGCTGAACAGTTTTGTTCATAACTTTACTATTACAGCTTTTGCACTTTGGTACAAGCCGGTAACAGTTAACAGGGAGATAAATGAGCCAGGGCTGTAGTGCTCTTGACTCGTAAGTGCTTTTCTCAGTACagtatctgaaaaaaaagtttattttatcgAACATATGTACTTGTGTCATATGTGAACACCATTGTGTCACAGCACACTGTTATTAAAACCCAATCTGTAACCTGTTTGAATATACACAAGGCCTTGAAACAAAAAGCAGAACATATAGTTGCGTCTTTCTAAATTATGTAAACACAATTCAgcaaaccacatttaaaaaccaGCATCCGTCCTTCATTTCCTTCTGTGTTCTACAGTGCAGTGGGTGGTGTATAACTTGAGATGATTTGTTCTTCTAGGGTGAGCTTTCATTTGTCCATGATTGCACGTCAGTGTGTAGATCTATTGTATAATATACACTCTACTAACGCTGTATGCTTAGAAATGGTTTCAGAAAGATGATGTGGGTTTGATTGTTGTATTTAACTTTATGCATTGTCTCGCAATAACTCattgcaaaaaatgtatttgcgtAACCTTAGTGGCTTTATTTGGGTGCTGCAAGCTCCAGAATATATCAACTTTATGTGAAAAATGACAAATGCTGAATGTTCAATCCAGTCAGTGTCCAATTTTTGCTGGTTGGTATTTCAAGACTGTAGTCTGTATTCTGActattcaaaaataatatttctgtattAGCTTTGTCAATGgagttacattttatttaggaTGATGGACATCTGGAGGACCAAGATtaccaacaacaaaacaaactttgcTATATAGTATTACACAACAGCTGAGTTTATAACTACAGTGTTATCTGCACGGAATAAGACACATTTCTAGTATTTGAGGGAAAGCTTATCTCAACAACCTTCATACAAACACTTGTTTTCCTTATCTCCATGGCTTACAATCTATTGAAGAAAAGGCAACCGTAAAGGTAATCTACTAGGAAGGAAGATTAGCAGACAGAAAACCCTATTACAAAGATGCTGTAATGTAAAGcatataaaataactttttttttttttttttttaaatatgcgtTCCATGCATGCATGGTGCCTGTTTAGAGGGTAGGCAAAAGTTAATCTAGATCTTTAAGACTAAATCAGAAAACATTGCCAACCGTGGTGGATTGTGGGGGTTTCTATCAGGGTAACATGTTCCCATACATCTTGTTGCCAATGTAAACCATTAATCGATGGTTGCAATGTTTAAGGGAAGTTGCATTCTATTGTAGAAGACAAATGCAAATTCCACTTGTCTAGTTGCATATACAACTTGAAGATTGGAAGTACATTAAGTACGTCCCTGAGATCCAAGGCTAGTCGGGCCATTCTTCTTACTCTCAAGTTTCTTACTGGGACAAAAAACGGTTCTACTCTGCAGCCATGATGTCTAATCTGTCATGCCAAAATGTGCTCACACACCCCCTAAAGAAACATTACGTAGTTTTCTATCTAGGAACACCGACCCATATAATAACTCTCCGCCCATATAcgaatacattatttaatagcTGTGCATTAGAAGACAAAATTAAACCCACATTGCTGGATAACACTAACACGGATTTttttatgttg
This window of the Polyodon spathula isolate WHYD16114869_AA chromosome 7, ASM1765450v1, whole genome shotgun sequence genome carries:
- the LOC121318172 gene encoding ADP-ribosylation factor 4-like, which gives rise to MGLTISSLFSRLFGKKQMRILMVGLDAAGKTTILYKLKLGEIVTTIPTIGFNVETVEYKNICFTVWDVGGQDKIRPLWRHYFQNTQGLIFVVDSNDRERVQESAEELQKMLQEDELRDAVLLVFSNKQDLPNAMAVSELTDKLGLQTLRHRTWYVQATCATQGTGLYEGLDWLSSELSKR